From Leishmania mexicana MHOM/GT/2001/U1103 complete genome, chromosome 21, a single genomic window includes:
- a CDS encoding putative epsilon tubulin, with product MPREIVTVQVGQCGNQLGQRWFDVMLQEHKAHPHFPEGRDAVFLEDMNRPGRLKARCVAVDMEQGVLHAMLRGPLKDIFDANFFISDVSGAGNNWAVGHMEYGDRYIDAIAESVRNQVEQCNCIQSFFLMHSLSGGTGSGLGTRVLGMLEDEFPHVFRICPVVMPSEVDDVVTAPYNSCFSLKELIEHADCVLPLDNDALARMADRALSSRPKGRGVMASGVPQPQAFSAAKPTDTKGLPYDSMNGLVAQLLSNLTCAMRFPGPLNMDINEITTNLVPFPRLHFLTAAIAPLSVSSKHAAVGPRTVDAMISACLDPEHQFVDVRHGQGSAVTREAGRTLATALIARGPQTTVGDLTRGVGRLREQMEMPYWNEDGFKTALCGVSPLGHKDSMLLLANNCSIRGKVESMLSKYERLYSVRSHVHHYDQYLSDAYFVHTVETLRTLVDDYAYLDRVAPPKDLPRSMKDLVYY from the coding sequence ATGCCCCGCGAAATCGTGACGGTGCAGGTCGGCCAGTGCGGCAACCAGCTCGGCCAGCGCTGGTTCGATGTCATGCTTCAGGAGCACAAGGCCCACCCGCATTTTCCCGAGGGCCGCGACGCTGTCTTTCTCGAGGACATGAATCGCCCCGGCCGGCTTAAGGCGAGGTGTGTGGCGGTCGACATGGAGCAGGGCGTTCTGCACGCAATGCTGCGTGGGCCGCTGAAGGACATCTTCGACGCCAACTTCTTCATCTccgacgtcagcggcgccggcaacaACTGGGCTGTGGGGCACATGGAGTACGGCGACCGCTACATCGACGCCATCGCGGAGTCGGTGCGGAACCAGGTGGAGCAATGCAACTGCATCCAGTCTTTCTTCTTGATGCACTCCctgagcggcggcaccggctccgGGCTCGGCACGCGTGTGCTTGGCATGCTGGAGGACGAATTCCCGCACGTGTTTCGTATTTGCCCAGTCGTCATGCCATCCGAGGTGGACGATGTTGTAACGGCGCCGTACAACAGCTGCTTCtcgctgaaggagctgatCGAGCACGCGGActgcgtgctgccgctcgacAACGACGCCCTGGCGCGCATGGCAGACCGCGCCCTCAGCAGCAGACCCAAGGGTCGTGGTGTGATGGCAAGCGgtgtgccgcagccgcaggccTTCTCGGCAGCGAAGCCGACCGACACAAAGGGTCTTCCCTACGACTCGATGAACGGGCTTGTGGCCCAGCTTCTGAGCAACCTCACCTGCGCCATGCGCTTTCCTGGGCCGCTGAACATGGACATCAACGAGATCACGACGAACCTCGTCCCGTTTCCGCGGCTGCACTTCCTCACTGCTGCGATCGCGCCGCTGAGTGTGTCGAGCAAGCACGCTGCCGTTGGACCACGCACGGTGGATGCGATGATCTCCGCATGCTTGGACCCGGAGCACCAGTTCGTGGATGTCCGTCACGGTCAAGGCAGCGCTGTGACACGAGAGGCCGGCAGGACTCTAGCGACAGCGCTCATCGCGCGCGGCCCGCAGACAACCGTGGGCGACCTCACCCGTGGCGTCGGACGGCTGCGCGAGCAGATGGAGATGCCGTACTGGAACGAGGACGGCTTCAAGACGGCGCTGTGCGGGGTCAGCCCGCTGGGCCACAAGGACTCCATGCTGCTCCTCGCCAACAACTGCTCTATTCGCGGCAAGGTCGAGTCGATGCTCTCCAAGTATGAGCGGCTCTACTCGGTCCGCTCCCACGTGCATCACTACGATCAGTACCTCTCCGATGCCTACTTCGTGCATACAGTGGAGACGCTGCGTACGCTGGTGGACGACTACGCCTACCTGGACAGGGTGGCGCCGCCGAAGGACTTGCCGCGCAGCATGAAGGATCTCGTCTACTACTAA
- a CDS encoding putative dynein arm light chain has product MPSACAAPPVPRSSASRAAVGIRTGSNHRHNNGNAGGKIMSNNTSVDDLQEAILQLLPRRASEEDAAAYIDVSGPVDPNQTLIRYDIPYAPGDPKRSLKLRKSLGLGAEERVVDPNVRVVIDSFITPRRWVDASTGVVWVQHASPFPSSRIDAAETQERLHAQLEAHQARRTGTSPIRSLLVAECMLEVLRQVTAECWERGLLLLHVHSEWVAVQAAHRRLFESRVGHAFRLALKGEKDVAKVEEDMAALKQRIELLGQEEEVLRRLCSEFEQRAEEQVLIANKEHNDALTKLKREGVQKRAQLEQQLVIPANLQ; this is encoded by the coding sequence ATGCCATCTgcatgcgccgcgccgcctgtGCCCCGATCGTCCGCGTCGAGGGCAGCGGTGGGAATTAGGACGGGCAGCAATCACCGCCACAACAACGGCAACGCTGGCGGTAAGATCATGTCGAACAACACCAGTGTAGACGATCTGCAGGAGGCAatcctccagctgcttccACGGCGCGCTAgcgaggaggatgccgcggcgTACATCGACGTGAGCGGCCCAGTAGACCCCAACCAGACGCTGATCCGCTACGATATCCCCTATGCGCCCGGCGACCCGAAGCGGTCGCTGAAGCTGCGCAAGAGTCTCGGCCTAggcgccgaggagcgcgtcGTCGACCCAAACGTGCGCGTCGTCATCGATAGCTTCATCACGCCGCGTCGATGGGTGGATGCGTCGACGGGGGTGGTTTGGGTGCAGCACGCTAGTCCGTTTCCGTCCTCTCGTATCGACGCCGCGGAAACGCaggagcgcctgcacgcccAACTCGAGGCTCACCAGGCACGCCGTACCGGCACCAGCCCCATCCGTtcgctcctcgtcgccgaGTGCATGCTGGAGGTACTGCGCCAGGTGACGGCGGAGTGCTGGGAGCGtggcctgctgctcctgcacgTGCACTCGGAGTGGGTGGCGGTCCAGGCAGCACATCGGCGCCTCTTTGAAAGTCGTGTCGGCCACGCCTTCCGTCTTGCCCTAAAGGGTGAGAAGGACGTGGcgaaggtggaggaggacatgGCCGCGCTGAAGCAGCGTATCGAGCTGCTCGGCCAGGAAGAGGAAGTCCTGCGACGTCTGTGCAGCGAGTtcgagcagcgcgccgaggagcaggTGCTCATCGCGAACAAGGAGCACAACGACGCCCTGACAAAGCTGAAGCGGGAAGGTGTGCAGAAGCGCGCACAGTtagagcagcagctggtgatTCCAGCGAACTTGCAGTAG